In one window of Acidovorax sp. HDW3 DNA:
- a CDS encoding TOBE domain-containing protein: protein MQSSPSSGLAYAQALGHESADKRIDILRQIGAGGSISQAARAVGISYKAAWQALDTLTNLAGVPLVERAVGGAGGGGALLTDAGHALLVAHAAMAQARAEVLARLQGAGGQGSAAARLGWRSSMRNQWPVLVQALQADGPLVRVHLQGAQAPALQLVARITHESAELLGLAPGLALLALCKATAVQALLQAPAPGSSNCWPGRVRRLAQGPAGDEVAAELDAGVQMVGFAPAGSGLTEGVRLWLQVDESALVLAVPG, encoded by the coding sequence ATGCAGTCATCACCGTCTTCTGGCCTGGCCTACGCCCAGGCCCTGGGCCACGAGAGCGCGGACAAGCGCATCGACATCCTGCGCCAAATTGGCGCGGGCGGCTCCATCTCGCAAGCAGCGCGCGCCGTCGGCATCAGCTACAAGGCGGCCTGGCAGGCGCTCGATACCCTGACCAACCTCGCCGGCGTGCCGCTGGTCGAGCGTGCCGTGGGCGGCGCTGGCGGTGGCGGCGCCTTGTTGACCGACGCCGGCCACGCCCTGCTGGTCGCGCACGCCGCCATGGCGCAGGCGCGCGCCGAGGTGCTGGCGCGGCTGCAAGGCGCTGGTGGCCAGGGCAGTGCTGCTGCCCGCCTGGGCTGGCGCAGCAGTATGCGCAACCAATGGCCGGTGCTGGTGCAGGCCCTGCAGGCCGACGGCCCGCTGGTGCGCGTGCACCTGCAGGGCGCGCAGGCGCCGGCGCTGCAGCTGGTGGCGCGCATCACGCACGAGAGCGCCGAGCTGCTCGGCCTGGCGCCCGGCCTGGCGCTGCTGGCGCTGTGCAAGGCGACGGCGGTGCAGGCGCTGCTGCAGGCGCCGGCCCCGGGCAGCAGCAACTGCTGGCCTGGGCGGGTGCGGCGCCTGGCGCAGGGCCCGGCGGGCGACGAGGTGGCAGCCGAGCTGGACGCCGGTGTGCAAATGGTGGGCTTTGCGCCAGCGGGTAGTGGCCTGACCGAGGGCGTGCGCCTGTGGCTGCAGGTGGACGAGTCGGCCCTGGTGCTGGCGGTGCCGGGTTGA
- the modA gene encoding molybdate ABC transporter substrate-binding protein translates to MPAFPPAFLPAALRPLSRAALLCCALCTLGAQAGEVAVAVAANFTAPMQKIAADFEKDTGHKAQLSFGATGKFYAQIANGAPFAVLLAADDATPAKIAKEGLGEASSRFTYAIGQLVLWSKQPGYVDADGKVLHKTDWQHIAIANPKLAPYGGAAMQTLDKLGLAQQVQARIVQGENIGQTYQFAASGNAELGFVALSQVMEDGKLRAGSAWVVPESLHDTIRQDAILLKPGHDNPAAKALLEYLQGAKAHAVIQAYGYRF, encoded by the coding sequence ATGCCCGCTTTCCCGCCTGCCTTTCTACCCGCTGCTCTGCGCCCCCTCTCCCGCGCCGCTCTGCTGTGCTGCGCACTGTGCACCCTGGGCGCCCAGGCGGGCGAAGTGGCGGTGGCGGTGGCCGCCAACTTCACCGCGCCGATGCAAAAAATCGCCGCCGATTTTGAAAAAGACACCGGCCACAAAGCACAGCTGTCATTTGGCGCCACGGGCAAGTTCTACGCCCAGATCGCCAACGGCGCGCCCTTTGCCGTGCTGCTGGCGGCCGACGATGCCACCCCGGCAAAAATCGCCAAGGAGGGCCTGGGCGAGGCCAGCAGCCGCTTTACCTACGCCATCGGCCAGCTGGTGCTGTGGAGCAAGCAGCCGGGCTACGTCGATGCCGATGGCAAGGTGCTGCACAAAACCGACTGGCAGCACATCGCCATTGCCAACCCCAAGCTCGCGCCCTACGGCGGCGCCGCCATGCAGACCCTGGACAAGCTCGGCCTGGCGCAGCAGGTGCAGGCGCGCATCGTGCAGGGCGAGAACATCGGCCAGACCTACCAGTTCGCCGCCTCGGGCAACGCCGAGCTGGGCTTTGTCGCCCTGTCGCAGGTGATGGAAGACGGCAAGCTGCGCGCCGGCTCGGCCTGGGTGGTGCCCGAGAGCCTGCACGACACCATCCGCCAGGACGCCATCTTGCTCAAGCCCGGCCACGACAACCCGGCGGCCAAGGCGCTGCTGGAGTACCTGCAGGGCGCCAAGGCGCACGCCGTCATCCAGGCTTACGGCTATCGATTTTGA
- a CDS encoding efflux RND transporter permease subunit produces MNLSALFIHRPIATMLLTIGLVLAGAMSYFLLPVAPLPQVEYPTISVSASLPGASPDTMAATVATPLERSLGAIAGVTEITSSSSQGNTRITLQFDLDRNVDSAANDVQAAINAARTLLPSGMPSNPTYRKVNPADAPVLILALTSDTLTRGQMYDVASTVLAQKLAQIEGVGQANVSGGALPAVRVQLDPQRLAAQGVSLEQVRQAIAGTNANRPLGAVEREDHYWQLGANDQARSAAEYAPLVLRWREGRAVRLGDVAEVLDSVQDLRNYGSADGKPAILIQINKQPGANILQTVERVRALMPQLQASIPSAIDITVVSDRTPTLRASLVEVQRALALAVGLVILVVFLFLRNGRATLIPSVAVPASLAGTFGLMYLAGYTLDNLSLMALTVVTGFVVDDAIVVLENTMRHMERGMAALPAALLGAREIGFTVVSMSLSLIAVFVPIWFMGGIVGRFFREFAIVMSAAILVSMLVSLTTTPMMCAHLLRQPLRTRTPSRLSRWLDAQGAQWLRAYRRSLAWCLRHPLWPLLALAAVVALNVHLYVAIDKGFMPEQDTGRIMGFIRTDQASSYQAMEQRIQRFIAIVRADPAVEHVTGFTGGGGRTNAGAMFMTLQRGVSSSQVIERLRGQLKGEPGANLFLVPQRDIRIGGRQSSGSLDYTLQADEVQQLRTWEPRIRQALSQLPELEDVNSDVQDLGQETLLVIDRDALARLGLTMAQVDATLGDAFSQRQVGVIYNPLNQYRVVMEALPRYLQSPEALRGFFFVNSRGQQVPLTAFARITQSNTPLAVNHERGTPASTISFSLAPGVSMSQARDAVNQAVAQLGVPVAVRGSFSGTAGAFEQALAGQPLLILAAMVCIYLVLGMLYESLVHPLTILSTLPSAGVGALLGLMLFKTEFSLIALIGVILLIGIVKKNAIMMIDVALVQQRRGHSSAAQAIYRACNLRLRPILMTTLAALVGALPLALGRGDGAELRQPLGIAIVGGLLVSQVLTLYTTPVVYVALDRLRRKGRI; encoded by the coding sequence ATGAACCTGTCGGCGCTGTTCATCCACCGCCCGATCGCCACCATGCTGCTGACCATCGGCCTGGTGCTGGCCGGTGCGATGTCGTATTTTTTGCTGCCGGTGGCGCCGCTGCCGCAGGTGGAGTACCCGACCATCTCCGTCTCCGCCAGCCTGCCCGGTGCCAGCCCCGACACCATGGCGGCGACGGTGGCAACGCCGCTCGAACGCAGCCTGGGGGCGATTGCCGGCGTGACCGAGATCACCTCCAGTTCCTCGCAGGGCAATACGCGCATCACGCTGCAGTTCGACCTCGACCGCAATGTGGACAGCGCCGCCAACGATGTCCAGGCCGCCATCAACGCTGCGCGCACCCTGCTGCCCAGCGGGATGCCGAGCAACCCGACCTACCGCAAGGTCAATCCGGCCGATGCGCCCGTCCTCATCCTGGCGCTGACCAGCGACACCCTGACGCGCGGCCAGATGTACGACGTCGCCTCCACCGTGCTGGCGCAAAAGCTGGCGCAGATCGAGGGCGTGGGCCAGGCCAACGTCAGCGGCGGCGCGCTGCCGGCGGTGCGCGTGCAGCTCGATCCGCAGCGGCTGGCGGCGCAGGGTGTGTCGCTCGAGCAGGTGCGCCAGGCCATTGCCGGCACCAACGCCAACCGCCCGCTGGGCGCGGTCGAGCGCGAAGACCATTACTGGCAGCTCGGCGCCAACGACCAGGCGCGCAGCGCCGCCGAATACGCGCCGCTGGTGCTGCGCTGGCGCGAGGGCCGCGCCGTGCGCCTGGGCGACGTGGCCGAGGTGCTCGATTCGGTGCAGGACCTGCGCAACTACGGCAGCGCCGATGGCAAGCCGGCCATCCTCATCCAGATCAACAAGCAGCCCGGCGCCAACATCTTGCAGACCGTCGAGCGCGTGCGCGCCCTCATGCCGCAGCTGCAGGCATCCATTCCGAGTGCGATCGACATCACCGTCGTCTCCGACCGCACGCCGACGCTGCGCGCCTCGCTGGTCGAGGTGCAGCGCGCCCTGGCGCTGGCCGTGGGGCTGGTCATCCTGGTGGTGTTTTTGTTCCTGCGCAATGGCCGTGCGACGCTGATTCCGAGCGTGGCCGTGCCGGCCTCGCTGGCGGGCACCTTCGGCCTCATGTACCTGGCGGGCTACACCCTGGACAACCTCTCGCTGATGGCGCTGACGGTGGTCACCGGCTTTGTCGTCGATGACGCCATCGTCGTGCTGGAGAACACCATGCGCCACATGGAGCGCGGCATGGCGGCGCTGCCGGCGGCGCTCTTGGGCGCGCGCGAGATCGGCTTTACGGTGGTGTCCATGAGCCTGTCGCTGATTGCGGTGTTCGTGCCGATCTGGTTCATGGGCGGCATCGTCGGGCGGTTTTTCCGTGAATTTGCCATCGTCATGTCGGCAGCCATTTTGGTGTCGATGCTGGTCTCGCTCACCACCACGCCCATGATGTGCGCGCACCTGCTGCGCCAGCCGCTGCGCACGCGCACGCCCTCGCGCCTGTCGCGCTGGCTCGATGCGCAGGGCGCGCAGTGGCTGCGCGCCTACCGCCGCAGCCTGGCCTGGTGCCTGCGCCACCCGCTGTGGCCGCTGCTGGCGCTGGCGGCGGTGGTGGCGCTGAACGTGCATCTGTACGTCGCCATCGACAAGGGCTTCATGCCCGAGCAGGACACGGGCCGCATCATGGGCTTCATCCGCACCGACCAGGCCAGCTCCTACCAGGCGATGGAGCAGCGCATCCAGCGCTTCATCGCCATCGTGCGGGCTGATCCGGCGGTCGAGCACGTGACCGGCTTTACCGGCGGCGGCGGGCGCACCAACGCCGGAGCCATGTTCATGACGCTGCAGCGCGGCGTGTCCTCGTCGCAGGTCATCGAGCGCCTGCGCGGCCAGCTCAAGGGCGAGCCCGGCGCCAACCTGTTTCTGGTGCCGCAGCGCGACATCCGCATCGGCGGGCGGCAAAGCAGTGGTTCGCTCGACTACACCCTGCAGGCCGACGAGGTGCAGCAGCTGCGCACCTGGGAGCCGCGCATCCGCCAGGCGCTGTCGCAGCTGCCCGAGCTCGAAGACGTCAACAGCGACGTGCAGGACCTGGGCCAGGAAACCCTGCTGGTGATCGACCGCGACGCCCTCGCGCGCCTGGGCCTGACCATGGCGCAGGTCGATGCCACCCTGGGCGACGCTTTCAGCCAGCGCCAGGTGGGCGTGATCTACAACCCGCTCAACCAGTACCGCGTCGTCATGGAGGCGCTGCCGCGCTACCTGCAAAGCCCTGAGGCCCTGCGCGGCTTCTTCTTCGTCAACAGCCGGGGCCAGCAGGTGCCGCTCACGGCCTTTGCGCGCATCACGCAAAGCAACACGCCGCTGGCGGTGAACCACGAGCGTGGCACGCCGGCGAGCACCATCAGTTTCAGCCTGGCGCCGGGGGTGTCGATGTCGCAGGCGCGCGATGCCGTCAACCAGGCGGTGGCGCAGCTGGGCGTGCCGGTGGCGGTGCGCGGCAGCTTCAGCGGCACGGCCGGCGCCTTCGAGCAGGCCCTGGCGGGCCAGCCGCTGCTGATCCTGGCGGCCATGGTGTGCATCTACCTGGTGCTGGGGATGCTCTATGAAAGCCTGGTGCATCCGCTGACCATCCTCTCGACCCTGCCTTCGGCGGGTGTCGGCGCGCTGCTCGGGCTGATGCTGTTCAAGACGGAGTTTTCGCTGATTGCGCTCATCGGCGTCATCTTGCTGATCGGCATCGTCAAGAAGAACGCCATCATGATGATCGACGTCGCCCTGGTGCAGCAGCGCCGGGGCCACAGCAGCGCGGCGCAGGCCATCTACCGCGCCTGCAACCTGCGCCTGCGCCCCATCCTCATGACCACGCTCGCCGCCCTGGTGGGCGCGCTGCCCCTGGCCCTGGGCCGGGGCGATGGCGCCGAGCTGCGCCAGCCGCTGGGCATTGCCATCGTGGGCGGCCTGCTGGTGAGCCAGGTGCTCA
- the modB gene encoding molybdate ABC transporter permease subunit, whose product MPTLAADDWAAILLTLRLAGTTTLLLLVLCTPLAWWLAHTRSRWRGPIGAVVALPLVLPPTVIGFYLLVLMGPSGPIGELTQALGWGRLPFTFAGLVVGSVVYSLPFAVQPLQRAFEAMGPRPLEVAASLGAGPLDRFFTVALPLARPGFITAAVLTFAHTVGEFGVILMLGGNIPGVTRVVSVQIYDHVEAMEYAQAHHLAGGMVAFAFIVLMLLQWLQPKAAR is encoded by the coding sequence ATGCCCACGCTTGCGGCCGACGACTGGGCCGCCATCCTCCTCACCCTGCGCCTGGCGGGCACGACCACGCTGCTGCTGTTGGTGCTGTGCACGCCGCTGGCCTGGTGGCTGGCGCACACGCGCTCGCGCTGGCGCGGGCCGATCGGCGCCGTGGTGGCGCTGCCGCTGGTGCTGCCGCCGACGGTGATCGGCTTTTACCTGCTGGTGCTGATGGGCCCGAGCGGCCCCATCGGCGAGCTGACGCAGGCGCTGGGCTGGGGGCGGCTGCCGTTCACCTTTGCCGGGCTGGTGGTGGGCTCGGTGGTGTATTCGCTGCCCTTTGCCGTGCAGCCGCTGCAGCGCGCCTTCGAGGCCATGGGGCCGCGCCCGCTGGAGGTCGCGGCCAGCCTGGGCGCGGGGCCGCTCGACCGCTTCTTCACCGTCGCCCTGCCGCTGGCGCGCCCGGGCTTCATCACGGCAGCGGTGCTGACGTTTGCGCACACGGTGGGCGAGTTTGGCGTCATCCTCATGCTCGGGGGCAACATTCCGGGCGTGACGCGCGTGGTCTCGGTACAAATTTACGACCACGTCGAGGCCATGGAGTACGCCCAGGCGCACCACCTGGCGGGCGGCATGGTGGCGTTTGCCTTCATCGTCCTCATGCTGCTGCAGTGGCTGCAGCCCAAGGCAGCGCGATGA
- the modC gene encoding molybdenum ABC transporter ATP-binding protein, with product MSSGGAILARLQLARADFSLDVDLQLPGQGVTALFGPSGCGKTTLLRALAGLERGQGRVQVNGALWQDSASGHWLPTHRRQLGYVFQEASLFPHLSVQRNMEYGLRRLPAARRRVSLEQAVELLGLQALLARAPHTLSGGERQRVAIARALAASPAMLLMDEPLAALDAARKAELLPYLERLQRGLDIPLLYVSHASDEVARLSQHLVLLERGRVRAQGATADLLARPDLPLAHEGGAATLVQARVCAHDSRDQLLSAAFAGGLLHLVHTQPPPLGSEVRLRVLARDVSLARSRPQDSSILNLLPVRITALAPDSPGQLLVALDASGTALLARITERSARVLQLAVGETVFAQVKAVALVD from the coding sequence ATGAGCAGCGGCGGCGCCATCCTGGCACGGCTGCAGCTGGCGCGCGCCGATTTTTCCCTCGACGTCGATCTGCAGCTGCCGGGCCAGGGCGTGACGGCGCTGTTCGGCCCCTCGGGCTGCGGCAAGACGACGCTGCTGCGCGCCCTCGCCGGGCTCGAACGCGGCCAGGGGCGGGTGCAGGTCAACGGCGCCCTCTGGCAGGACAGCGCCAGCGGCCACTGGCTGCCCACGCACCGGCGCCAGCTGGGCTATGTGTTCCAGGAGGCGAGCCTTTTTCCGCACCTGAGCGTGCAGCGCAACATGGAATACGGCCTGCGCCGCCTGCCCGCCGCGCGCCGGCGCGTGTCGCTGGAGCAGGCGGTGGAGCTGCTGGGGCTGCAGGCGCTGCTGGCGCGTGCGCCGCACACGCTCTCGGGCGGCGAGCGCCAGCGGGTGGCGATTGCGCGCGCCCTGGCCGCCAGCCCCGCCATGCTGCTCATGGACGAGCCGCTGGCCGCCCTGGACGCGGCGCGCAAGGCCGAGCTGCTGCCCTACCTGGAGCGGCTGCAGCGCGGGCTCGACATTCCACTGCTCTACGTCAGCCACGCCAGCGACGAGGTCGCGCGCCTGTCGCAGCACCTGGTGCTGCTCGAACGCGGGCGCGTGCGCGCCCAGGGCGCCACGGCCGATCTGCTGGCACGCCCGGACCTGCCGCTGGCGCACGAGGGCGGCGCCGCCACCCTGGTACAGGCGCGGGTGTGCGCACACGACAGCCGCGACCAGCTGCTGAGCGCCGCCTTTGCCGGCGGGCTGCTGCACCTGGTGCACACCCAGCCGCCGCCGCTGGGCAGCGAGGTGCGCCTGCGCGTGCTGGCGCGCGACGTCAGCCTGGCGCGCAGCCGCCCGCAGGACAGCTCCATCCTCAACCTGCTGCCGGTGCGCATCACCGCCCTGGCCCCCGACAGCCCGGGCCAGCTGCTGGTGGCGCTCGACGCCAGCGGCACGGCGCTGCTCGCGCGCATCACCGAACGCTCGGCCCGCGTGCTGCAGCTGGCCGTGGGCGAGACGGTGTTCGCCCAGGTCAAGGCGGTGGCGCTGGTCGATTAG
- a CDS encoding efflux RND transporter periplasmic adaptor subunit, translated as MPAACSFSRPFRPFSAARQRGRKALPLVLIAAALALGGAVWWQQRSTPSTTAARGPGGFGGPGGPFGGPPGAGGGQAQPVSVGLVQRRDMPVLVSAIGTMNARATAVVRTKVAGELTALHLREGQEVKAGQLLAQIDPRSYQASVDQLQGSLQRDQALLKNAELDLQRYQQLQAQDSIAGQQVDTQAALVRQYQGQVAADQAQLANARLQLSYTRITAPIAGRLGLRNADLGNVLNPSDAAGLVSIAQVRPIDALFAVPEAHLPALRARRAQGAAVPVQLWDKDNKTLLAQGEVSAIDNAVDVATGTVKIKAAFANEDGQLYANQFVNVRLQLDLLAQALTVPAAALQNNAVYVVQDDGTVTQRRLRTLAVDGERVAVQGDLPEGAQVVTDGLDRLREGAKVQVIDAQAAADKAAQAAQQASARRAEVMKNLTPEQREKLAKMGPEERKAFMRSLRSAPAAAPAAAH; from the coding sequence ATGCCTGCTGCCTGTTCTTTTTCGCGTCCGTTTCGTCCCTTTTCTGCTGCGCGCCAGCGCGGGCGCAAGGCGTTGCCCCTGGTGTTGATTGCGGCGGCCCTGGCCTTGGGGGGCGCGGTGTGGTGGCAGCAGCGCAGCACGCCCAGTACCACGGCGGCGCGTGGCCCGGGGGGCTTTGGCGGGCCTGGGGGGCCATTTGGCGGGCCGCCGGGGGCCGGAGGTGGGCAGGCGCAGCCGGTGTCGGTGGGCCTGGTGCAGCGGCGCGACATGCCTGTGCTGGTGTCCGCCATCGGCACCATGAATGCCCGCGCCACGGCGGTGGTGCGCACCAAGGTGGCCGGGGAATTGACGGCGCTGCACCTGCGCGAAGGCCAGGAGGTCAAGGCCGGGCAGCTGCTGGCGCAAATTGATCCGCGCAGCTACCAGGCCAGCGTCGATCAGCTGCAGGGCAGCCTGCAGCGCGACCAGGCGCTTTTGAAAAACGCCGAGCTCGATTTGCAGCGCTACCAGCAGCTGCAGGCGCAGGACTCGATTGCCGGGCAGCAGGTCGATACCCAGGCGGCGCTGGTGCGCCAGTACCAGGGCCAGGTGGCGGCAGACCAGGCGCAGCTGGCCAATGCCCGGTTGCAGCTGAGCTATACCCGCATCACGGCGCCGATTGCGGGCCGTCTGGGCCTGCGTAATGCGGATTTGGGCAACGTGCTCAACCCCAGCGACGCCGCTGGCCTGGTCAGCATCGCCCAGGTGCGCCCGATCGACGCCTTGTTCGCCGTGCCCGAAGCCCATTTGCCAGCGCTGCGTGCACGCCGGGCGCAGGGCGCTGCCGTGCCCGTGCAGCTGTGGGACAAAGACAATAAAACGCTGCTGGCGCAGGGCGAGGTCAGCGCCATCGACAACGCGGTGGACGTGGCCACCGGCACGGTCAAGATCAAGGCCGCTTTTGCCAACGAAGATGGGCAGTTGTACGCCAACCAATTCGTCAACGTGCGCCTGCAGCTCGATCTGCTGGCGCAGGCCCTGACGGTGCCGGCGGCGGCGCTGCAAAACAACGCCGTGTATGTGGTGCAGGACGACGGCACGGTGACCCAGCGGCGCCTGCGCACGCTCGCCGTGGACGGCGAGCGGGTGGCCGTGCAGGGCGACCTGCCCGAGGGCGCGCAGGTGGTGACCGATGGCCTTGACCGCCTGCGCGAGGGGGCCAAGGTGCAGGTGATCGACGCCCAGGCCGCCGCCGACAAGGCCGCGCAGGCGGCGCAGCAGGCGAGCGCGCGCCGCGCCGAAGTGATGAAAAACCTCACGCCCGAGCAGCGCGAAAAACTCGCCAAGATGGGGCCCGAGGAGCGCAAGGCATTCATGCGCAGCCTGCGCAGCGCCCCTGCTGCCGCCCCGGCCGCCGCGCACTGA
- a CDS encoding MdtB/MuxB family multidrug efflux RND transporter permease subunit: protein MNLSRIFILRPVATSLLMVAVLIAGLLAYRWLPISALPEVDYPTIQVTTLYPGASPEVMTSNVTAPLERQLGQMPGLGQMSSTSSGGASVITLRFGLDMAMDVAEQQVQAAINAAGNLLPNDLPMPPLYSKVNPADAPILTLAITSPSLPVIRVNDLVENRLAPKLSQVKGVGLVAIAGARRPAVRIQANPAALAGLGLTLEDVRSTIAAANVKQAKGGFDGPLRASTIDANDQLQSAQEYRDLIIAFKNGAPVRLSDVAQTVDEAENTRLAAWAGQAGQGDTALRAGVILNIRRQPGANVIDTVDRIKALLPQLQETLPASLDVHILTDRTLTIRAGLRDMQWELLLAVVLVVAVIFVFLRSGTATIIPSLAVPLSLIGTLGVMYLAGFSINNLTLMALTIATGFVVDDAIVMIENVARYVEAGEPPLAAALQGAKQIGFTIISLTISLIAVLIPLLFMGDVVGRLFHEFAITMAVAILISAVVSLTLTPMLCARLLRSESAQAYSRLHAATGRFFDRTIAGYGRWLDWVLAHSRLTWGVFLATLGLTALLYLWVPKGFFPLQDTGTLQATTEAAQSISFAAMAERQQQMAERILADPAVQSVSSFIGVDGSNTTLNSGRLQIDLKPHGQRPALAEVLRRLNAATADIPGMRLYLQPVQDLSVDERVARTQYQLLLSSADMAQLTHATEALLARLQALPALRDVSSDLQQRGRQAYVQIDRAQASRLGVTVAGIDAALYDAFGQRLISTIFTQSNQYRVVLEVAPQYQLGPEALAQIYVPSSLGAPVPLTALAQVQERSTALAVNHVDQLPGSSISFNTAPGVALGAAVQAIEQAQQQLQAQGAWPLAVEMHFQGAALAFQASLSNTLLLILAAVVTMYIVLGVLYESTIHPVTILSTLPSAGVGALLALALAGLSIDIIAVIGIVLLIGIVKKNAIMMIDFALEAQRSEGLAPRAAIHQACLLRFRPILMTTLAALLGALPLMLGQGVGSELRHPLGVTMVGGLILSQLLTLFTTPVIYLTFERWAQRWKQRA, encoded by the coding sequence ATGAATCTTTCGCGCATCTTCATCCTGCGCCCCGTGGCCACCTCGCTGTTGATGGTGGCGGTGCTGATTGCGGGCCTGCTGGCGTACCGCTGGCTGCCGATCTCGGCCCTGCCGGAGGTGGACTACCCCACCATCCAGGTGACCACGCTCTACCCTGGCGCCAGCCCGGAGGTGATGACCTCCAACGTCACCGCGCCGCTGGAGCGCCAGTTGGGCCAGATGCCGGGGCTGGGGCAGATGTCCTCCACCAGCTCGGGCGGGGCCTCGGTCATCACCTTGCGCTTTGGTCTGGACATGGCCATGGACGTGGCCGAGCAGCAGGTGCAGGCGGCCATCAACGCCGCCGGCAATTTGCTGCCCAACGACCTGCCGATGCCGCCGCTGTACAGCAAGGTCAACCCGGCGGACGCGCCCATCCTGACGCTGGCGATTACCTCGCCGAGCCTGCCGGTGATCCGCGTCAACGACCTGGTGGAAAACCGCCTTGCGCCCAAGCTCTCGCAGGTCAAGGGCGTGGGCCTGGTGGCCATTGCCGGTGCGCGCCGGCCGGCAGTGCGCATCCAGGCCAACCCGGCGGCGCTCGCCGGCCTGGGGCTGACGCTCGAAGACGTGCGCAGCACCATTGCGGCGGCCAACGTCAAGCAGGCCAAGGGCGGTTTTGACGGCCCGCTGCGCGCCTCGACCATCGATGCCAACGACCAGCTGCAGTCGGCGCAGGAGTACCGCGACCTCATCATCGCCTTCAAGAACGGCGCCCCGGTGCGCCTGTCGGACGTGGCGCAGACCGTGGACGAGGCCGAAAACACGCGCCTGGCGGCCTGGGCCGGGCAGGCCGGGCAGGGCGATACGGCGCTGCGCGCCGGCGTCATCCTCAACATCCGGCGCCAGCCGGGGGCGAACGTGATCGACACCGTGGACCGTATCAAGGCCCTGCTGCCGCAGCTGCAGGAGACGTTGCCGGCGTCGCTCGACGTGCACATCCTCACCGACCGCACCCTCACCATCCGTGCCGGCCTGCGCGACATGCAGTGGGAGCTGTTGCTGGCGGTGGTGCTGGTGGTGGCGGTGATTTTTGTCTTTTTGCGCAGCGGCACGGCCACCATCATTCCCAGCCTGGCGGTGCCGCTGTCGCTCATCGGCACCCTGGGCGTGATGTACCTGGCGGGCTTTTCCATCAACAACCTGACGCTGATGGCGCTGACCATCGCTACCGGCTTCGTCGTCGATGACGCCATCGTCATGATCGAGAACGTGGCGCGCTACGTCGAGGCCGGCGAGCCGCCGCTGGCGGCCGCGCTGCAGGGGGCCAAGCAGATCGGCTTCACCATCATCTCGCTCACCATCTCGCTGATCGCGGTGCTGATCCCGCTCCTGTTCATGGGCGACGTGGTGGGGCGGCTGTTCCACGAATTTGCCATCACCATGGCGGTGGCGATTTTGATCTCCGCCGTCGTCTCGCTCACCCTCACGCCGATGCTGTGCGCGCGCCTGCTGCGCAGCGAGAGCGCGCAGGCATACAGCCGCCTGCACGCGGCCACCGGGCGTTTTTTTGACCGCACCATCGCCGGTTATGGCCGCTGGCTCGACTGGGTGCTGGCGCACAGCCGCCTGACCTGGGGCGTGTTCCTCGCCACCCTGGGGCTGACGGCGCTGCTGTACCTGTGGGTGCCCAAGGGCTTTTTCCCGCTGCAGGACACCGGCACGCTGCAGGCGACGACCGAGGCCGCGCAGTCGATCTCGTTTGCCGCCATGGCCGAGCGCCAGCAGCAGATGGCCGAGCGCATCCTGGCCGATCCGGCGGTGCAGAGCGTCTCCTCCTTCATCGGCGTCGATGGCAGCAACACCACGCTCAACAGCGGGCGCCTGCAGATCGACCTCAAGCCCCACGGCCAGCGCCCGGCCCTGGCCGAGGTGCTGCGCCGCCTGAATGCGGCCACCGCCGACATCCCCGGAATGCGCCTGTACCTGCAGCCGGTGCAGGACCTGAGCGTGGACGAGCGCGTGGCGCGCACCCAGTACCAGCTGCTGCTGTCCTCGGCCGACATGGCGCAGCTCACGCACGCCACCGAGGCCCTGCTGGCGCGCCTGCAGGCCCTGCCCGCGCTGCGCGACGTCAGTAGTGACTTGCAGCAGCGCGGGCGCCAGGCTTACGTGCAGATCGACCGTGCCCAGGCCAGCCGCCTGGGGGTGACGGTGGCGGGCATCGACGCTGCGCTCTACGACGCCTTCGGCCAGCGCCTGATCTCGACCATCTTCACCCAGTCCAACCAGTACCGCGTGGTGCTGGAGGTGGCGCCGCAGTACCAGCTCGGGCCCGAGGCGCTGGCGCAGATTTACGTGCCCTCCAGTCTCGGCGCGCCCGTGCCGCTGACGGCGCTGGCGCAGGTGCAAGAACGCAGCACGGCGCTGGCGGTGAACCACGTCGATCAGCTGCCGGGCAGCAGCATTTCGTTCAACACCGCGCCTGGTGTGGCGCTGGGCGCTGCGGTGCAGGCCATCGAGCAGGCGCAGCAGCAGCTGCAGGCGCAGGGCGCGTGGCCGCTGGCGGTGGAGATGCATTTCCAGGGTGCGGCGCTGGCCTTCCAGGCGTCGCTGTCCAACACCTTGCTGCTGATTTTGGCGGCGGTGGTGACGATGTACATCGTCCTGGGCGTGCTCTACGAGAGCACCATCCACCCGGTGACGATTCTCTCGACCCTGCCCTCGGCGGGCGTGGGTGCGCTGCTGGCGCTGGCGCTGGCCGGACTGTCGATCGACATCATTGCCGTCATCGGCATCGTGCTCTTGATCGGCATCGTGAAGAAGAACGCCATCATGATGATCGACTTTGCCCTGGAGGCGCAGCGCAGCGAGGGCCTGGCGCCGCGTGCGGCCATCCACCAGGCCTGCCTGCTGCGCTTTCGCCCCATCCTCATGACGACGCTGGCAGCGCTGCTGGGCGCGCTGCCGCTGATGCTGGGCCAGGGCGTGGGCAGCGAGCTGCGCCACCCGCTGGGCGTGACCATGGTCGGTGGCCTGATCCTGAGCCAGTTGCTCACGCTGTTCACCACGCCGGTGATCTACCTCACGTTTGAGCGCTGGGCGCAGCGCTGGAAGCAGCGGGCATGA